The Frondihabitans australicus genome includes a region encoding these proteins:
- a CDS encoding oxidoreductase — MTERVALVTGASSGIGASTAIELAERGYTVYAAARRVERMETLKTAGIRVIPLDVTDDDSVMAAVSGILDTTGRIDLLVNNAGYGSFGAIEEVSPEEGRKQFDVNVFGAIRLAQLVIPGMRERRTGRIVNVTSVGGKIHSPFGAWYHGTKFALEGMSDALRVELEPFGVDVVVVEPGAIKTEWSGIAADTLLAASGDGPYAEAAAKLAESFHSSTYTDSASDPAVIAAVIVRAATVDRPRPRYAAGSGAKLLLTARRMLSDRAFDKLVTRSVR, encoded by the coding sequence ATGACAGAGAGAGTGGCACTGGTCACCGGTGCGTCGTCCGGAATCGGCGCGTCCACCGCGATCGAACTCGCAGAGCGGGGCTACACGGTCTACGCGGCAGCCCGCCGGGTGGAACGCATGGAAACGCTCAAGACCGCCGGGATCCGGGTGATCCCCCTGGACGTCACGGACGACGACTCCGTGATGGCGGCGGTGTCCGGCATCCTCGACACGACGGGGCGCATCGACCTCCTCGTGAACAACGCCGGCTACGGCTCGTTCGGCGCCATCGAAGAGGTCAGCCCGGAAGAGGGCCGGAAGCAGTTCGACGTGAACGTCTTCGGCGCGATCCGACTGGCGCAGCTCGTCATCCCGGGCATGCGGGAGCGGCGGACCGGCCGCATCGTCAACGTCACCTCGGTGGGAGGCAAGATCCACTCCCCCTTCGGAGCCTGGTACCACGGCACGAAGTTCGCCCTCGAGGGGATGAGCGACGCGCTGCGAGTCGAGCTGGAGCCCTTCGGCGTCGACGTCGTCGTCGTCGAACCGGGGGCCATCAAGACGGAGTGGTCGGGCATCGCGGCGGACACCCTGCTCGCCGCATCCGGCGACGGGCCGTACGCCGAAGCCGCTGCGAAGCTGGCCGAGTCGTTCCACTCGTCCACCTACACCGACTCCGCGTCCGATCCCGCCGTCATCGCCGCCGTCATCGTCCGCGCGGCGACGGTGGATCGCCCACGACCCCGCTACGCGGCCGGCAGCGGCGCGAAGCTCCTCCTCACCGCACGCCGCATGCTCTCCGACCGTGCCTTCGATAAGCTCGTCACCCGATCGGTCCGGTGA